The genomic DNA GCGTCGCCGTCGCTCTTGATGAGCACGTTGGCCGGCTTGAGGTCGAGGTGGCAGACGTTCTGCTGGTGCAGGCTGTGCGCGGCGTGGGCAATGGCCGCGCCCAGCCGCGCAATGGTCTCTGGCGGGGTGGGCGCCATGCCCGGACTGGCGGCGCTGTCCAGCCAGTGCTGCAGCGTCTGGCCCGGCACGTATTCCATGACGAGGTAGGGCAGGCGCACCAGGTCGCCGGCGGCGACGAAGCGCGGCACGTGGGGGCCGGTGAGGACCGGAAGGATCTGCAGTTCGACCTCGAAGCCCACGATGTTCTCCGCGCCGTCGCCCGCGGTCATGCGCGGGATCTTCATCGCCATCGGAAAGCCGGGGCTGCGGCCTGCCTGCGCGTACTCCACGGCATAGATATGCGCCATGCCGCCCGCGTGGATGCATTCGGCCACGCGAAAGCCGTCGATCTCGGTGCCGGGCTCAAGCAGTTTCATGTTGATTTTCCCTTGCGCCGCGTGCCGCGCTGGCGCCGTCCCCCTGCCCGCATCCCCCAGCGATGCGGGGGCGGGAGAAGCGGCGCGGCCGCTCAGGGGGGTGTTTCATCCCTACTGGCCTTTTTCCAGGCGGTCCGCATAGAAGCCGGGCAGGCCCGCCGCGCGGATGGCGGCCGCGGCGGCCAGGTGGTCGTACGGCACGCGGTGGAAGGTGATCTGCGCCGCCGCGTCGTCGAACAGCGCGTACATGGCGCGTGCGTCGCCGTCGCGCGGCTGGCCCACGGAGCCCACGATGGCGAGCCACTGGCGGTGCGGCGGCACGGGCACGGGCACGCCGGGCTCGGGCGCAAAGCGCATGAGCTTGGCGGTGGGCGTGAGGAAGTACAGCACCTGCTCGTGCACATGGCCGCAGAACACATAGCGGATGGCGGGGTCGATGGTCTGCGCCGCCATCATGCAGCGCTCGGCCGCGTTGGAGTCGTCCACGTAGCGCCACTGGGCAGGTGCGTCGGCGCTGGCGTGCACGAGCAGGGCGTTGCCGCCCAGCCGCGCGGTCAGCGGCAAGGCCTGCAGGAAGGCGTGGTGCCGCGACGCGAGGCGGTCGTGTGTCCACCGCGCGCCCAGCTCTGCGCGGTTGCGGGGCGTCGCGGGCGGCGCGAGCGCCATGGCGTCGTGGTTGCCCAGCACGCACAGCGCGCCGTTCTGCGCGAGCGCCATGGCCTGGTCGGCCACGGCCACGGGGTCGCCGCCGTAGCCCACGAGGTCGCCCAGCAGGGCGAATCGCTGGGCGCCCTGCGCGCGGGCATGCTGCAGGCAGGCGTCCAGGGCCTGGCGGTTGGCGTGGATGTCGGAGAGGAGGGCGGTCTTCATGGCGCGAGTATTGGGCACCATCATCGCGCGCGTGGCTGAATGCCAGCTTGCAGCGCGCGGGCCGGGCGCCGGGGAGCGCCATGCTGCATGTAAAGATAGCTTCCAGCGCTTGCCTGGCAAGCGCTGGAAGCTATGATTTTTGTAGCTATTACAGGCTGCGCTGGCGCGCGGGCTTGTCCAGGGCCAGCACCAGGGCCAGGGCGATGATGGCCGGCAGCGCCTGGGTGAAGAAGATCTTGGGCACGGCGGTGGCGGCGCCGAAGACCCCGGCCACGATCACGCAGCCCAGGAAGAAGATCTTGAACAGCCGGTTGCCGGTGAACAGCCCCCAGAACAGCCCGGCGGCCAGGAAGCCGTTGTACAGCCCCTGGTTGGCCGCCAGCGTCACGGTGGCATCGGCCAGCTCCTGGGTCAGGTTGAAGGTCTTCAGGCCCAGGGGCTTGTTCCAGAAGAACATCTCCAGCACCAGGATGTACACATGCTCGATGGCCACGAGGGCCACCGCGATGCGGGGAAGCAGCAGCCGGCCCATGGCTTACACCAGCGTGATGGTCACGTCGATGTTGCCGCGCGTGGCGTTGGAGTAGGGGCAGACCTGATGGGCTGCGTCCACCAGCTTCTGGGCCGTGGCCTTGTCCAGGCCGGGCAGGCTGATGGCCAGGCGCGCGGCGATGCCGTAGGCGTTCGGGATGGGGCCCAGGTCCACTTCGGCGTCGATGGACACGTCCTGCGGCACGGGGATGCCGATCTTGCCGCCCACGGCCTTCATCGCGCCGATGAAGCAGGCTGCGTAGCCCGAGGCGAACAGCTGCTCGGGGTTGGTGCCGGTACCGGAGGTGCCGGGCGAGGACAGCTTGACGTCCAGGCGGCCGTCATCGGTCTTGGCGGCGCCGTCACGGCCACCGGTCACGTGGGCCTTGGCGGTGTAGAGGACTTTTTCGAGTTGCGTCATGGTGTCTTCCTTTGCAGTGGGTCAATGAATGTCCGCGATGCGGACGGGGGGTGGAAACGAACGGTGAAAGAAAAGGGTCAGCGCGGCGGGTTGATCCGGTCGCGGAAGGTCTTGAGCTGGCCGGTCAGGGCGGTCAGCTCGGGCAGGGTGCACTGGCTGCTTTCGAGCACGCAGGGCGGAATGTTTTCCGCCTTGTCGCGCAGCGCCCGGCCCGGGGCCGTGAGGCTGATGCGCACGCGGCGCTCGTCCTGCGCATCGCGGATGCGGGCGATCAGGCCCGAGGTCTCCAGGCGCTTGAGCAGCGGGGTGAGCGTGCCCGAGTCGAGGAACAGGCGCTCGCCGAGGTCGGAGACGGTCACGCCGTCCTGCTCCCACAGCACCAGCATCACGAGGTACTGGGGGTAGGTCAGGCCCACGGCCTCCAGCAGGGGCTTGTACAGCTTGGTCATCGCCAGCGAGGCGGAATACAGCGCGAAACACACCTGGTTGTCCAGGCGCAGCGCTGCCGGGCTGGGGGTGGTGGAAGTGTTGCTGCGTGCCATGGGGTGGATTGTGCGGTGCAATTTAATTGTGCGCAATTAAATTGTGTAATCTTTTGTTGCTGGATTGGTTTTTGCGGACGGACGCGGCGGCCTTTCGCCTGCGGTGCTATCCGCGCGCAGCGCGCGTGCCATCAAGGCGCAAGATGCCCGGCCCGGCCCGGCCTGGCCGCGGCCTCTGCGGGCCGTCAACGCCCGGTGAAACGCGCGGGCCGCTTTTCAACGAAGGCGCGCACGCCCTCGGCCGCATCCTCGCTGTTGGCCAGCTGTTTCTGCACGGGAATGAAATCGGCCACCGCGGCGGCCTGCCCCTGCTCGATGGCCTTGAGCACGTTGAGCCGCGTGGCCACCACGGCCCGCGGCGCCTGGGCCTCGATGCGCCGGGCGATGGCGATGGCCTCGTCCAGCACCTGCGCGGCGGGCACCACCTTCTGCACGAAGTTCAGGCGCAGCGCCTCGCTGCTTCCGAACTCGTCGGCGGTCAGCAAATGCAGCAGCGCATTGCCGGTGCCCGCGCGTTCGGCCATGCGCAGCGTGGCGCCGCCCGTGGCCATGATGCCGCGCTGCACCTCCATCTGCGAGAAACGGCAGTCATCGGCGGCGACCACGATGTCGGCGCCCAGCATGAGCTCGATGCCCACCGTGAAGCAGATGCCCTTGACCGCCACCACCATGGGCTTGCTGCGGCGCCGGTAGCCGGGCAGGCCGTAGTCGTGGGGCTCCACCAGGCCTTCGGGGATGGCTTTTTCGCCGCGCTGCATGTAGGCGCTCACGGCGGGCAGGTCCAGCCCGGCGGTGAAGTGGTCGCCAAAGGCGTGCAGCACGCCCACACGCA from Acidovorax sp. A79 includes the following:
- a CDS encoding metallophosphoesterase — encoded protein: MKTALLSDIHANRQALDACLQHARAQGAQRFALLGDLVGYGGDPVAVADQAMALAQNGALCVLGNHDAMALAPPATPRNRAELGARWTHDRLASRHHAFLQALPLTARLGGNALLVHASADAPAQWRYVDDSNAAERCMMAAQTIDPAIRYVFCGHVHEQVLYFLTPTAKLMRFAPEPGVPVPVPPHRQWLAIVGSVGQPRDGDARAMYALFDDAAAQITFHRVPYDHLAAAAAIRAAGLPGFYADRLEKGQ
- a CDS encoding DUF1304 domain-containing protein, with the translated sequence MGRLLLPRIAVALVAIEHVYILVLEMFFWNKPLGLKTFNLTQELADATVTLAANQGLYNGFLAAGLFWGLFTGNRLFKIFFLGCVIVAGVFGAATAVPKIFFTQALPAIIALALVLALDKPARQRSL
- a CDS encoding organic hydroperoxide resistance protein, with product MTQLEKVLYTAKAHVTGGRDGAAKTDDGRLDVKLSSPGTSGTGTNPEQLFASGYAACFIGAMKAVGGKIGIPVPQDVSIDAEVDLGPIPNAYGIAARLAISLPGLDKATAQKLVDAAHQVCPYSNATRGNIDVTITLV
- a CDS encoding MarR family winged helix-turn-helix transcriptional regulator, with protein sequence MARSNTSTTPSPAALRLDNQVCFALYSASLAMTKLYKPLLEAVGLTYPQYLVMLVLWEQDGVTVSDLGERLFLDSGTLTPLLKRLETSGLIARIRDAQDERRVRISLTAPGRALRDKAENIPPCVLESSQCTLPELTALTGQLKTFRDRINPPR
- a CDS encoding crotonase/enoyl-CoA hydratase family protein, which encodes MTSSITPTTPPAEGCIDTQVLGHILLIGINRPAKRNGWTPPMFRQLAEAYTRLDDDPELRVGVLHAFGDHFTAGLDLPAVSAYMQRGEKAIPEGLVEPHDYGLPGYRRRSKPMVVAVKGICFTVGIELMLGADIVVAADDCRFSQMEVQRGIMATGGATLRMAERAGTGNALLHLLTADEFGSSEALRLNFVQKVVPAAQVLDEAIAIARRIEAQAPRAVVATRLNVLKAIEQGQAAAVADFIPVQKQLANSEDAAEGVRAFVEKRPARFTGR